The Christiangramia forsetii KT0803 DNA segment CAGATCAGCTGCCTTTTTGTAAAACTCTGAATCTGCTTCATCAAGTCCGCCAACTCCCTGGATCACTTCAAAAATAACTGCAGCTACATCGCCTTTTTCAATTTCACTTTTTAAGGATTCCGCGTCATTAAAAGCTAGTTTTTTAACATTATGATTCAGATTAAATGGTGCTTTGATATTCTCATTGTCTGTGATAGAAACCACTCCGGAAGTCCTTCCGTGGAAAGCATTTTCAAAATAAATAACTCTCTCTTTTCCGGTTTCAAAAGAAGCCACTTTTAAGGCATTTTCATTCGCTTCGGCGCCGGAACTGCATAGAAAAAGGCTATAATCCTTTACCCCGGAAACTTTTTCAAGTTTATCTGCCAGAACTTGCTGTAATGGGTTTTTAATTGAATTTGAATAAAAGGCCAGTTTACTGACCTGATCCTGTATCGATTTCACATATTCCGGATGAGAATGACCAACTGAAATAACAGCATGACCACCGTAAAGATCAAGATATTTCTTCCCCGCCTGGTCAAAAACATAACAGCCTTCTCCTTTTACCGGCGTGATATCGTAGAGTGGATAAACGTCAAATAATTCCATATTTACTGATCTGAGATATTATTAATTTTTTTGAATGAGGCCTGAATTCCTTTGATAAGCGAAGAACTGAGTCCGTTATGTTCCATCTCATTCAGTCCTTCAATAGTACATCCTCGAGGTGTGGTCACTTTATCAATTTCTTCTTCGGGATGTTTGCCAGATTCAATTAAGAGACTCGCCGCACCCAGACAGGTTTGCATAGAGAGCTCCTGAGCGTCCTTCGCATCAAAACCTAGTTGAACTGCTCCCTGAGTAGTGGCACGTATCAAACGCATCCAGAATGCTACTCCACTGGCACAAATCACCGTTGCTGCCTGCATTTTATTTTCAGGAATAATGATACTGTTTCCAAGTCGGTTAAAAATAGCTTCAGCAATAGCGATCCTTTTTTGCCCAATTTCATTGCTGCATAAACAGGTCATTGATTTACCTACAGCAATCGCGGTATTGGGCATAGATCTGATAATAAAATGCTCTTCCCCCACAATACTTTCCATCCTCGGAATTTTAAATCCGGTTACTGTAGAGATCAAAACATGCTTATCGGTCAATTCTCCTTTAATTTCCTTAAGGATCTTCTCAAATTGAGTGGGTTGAACTGCAAAGATCAAAATATCTGAATTTCTTACAGCTTCCAGATTATCTGAAGTTACCGTTACCTTTGAATATTCGGAATAATCCTGAATATCCTCAACTTTTCTCTTGCTCAGATAAAGGGTGGTAAAAGCATTGCTAAAGATTAATCCCTTCGCAATGGAAATTCCCAAATTTCCGGCACCGATAATTGCTATTTTCATAATTCAATTTTTGTATATCATTGCAAACCTGCATTAAGCAGGCACGGCAACATCCTTATTGAAACTCTTAATTTTGAGACTGCTTCAGTCGCTGCACTCCTTCGCAGAGACTTGTTAACTTTACTTTTCAATTATTAAAATATCATTGCGAGCGAAGTGTAAACGGAGCGACGCAATCTCATGATTGAAACTACTCAACCTGAGACTACTTCGCTACACTGCGTTTCGCTCGCAGAGACCCTCTAGAATGAATTTTTCTTCATTTTTTTTCACTCTTCACTTTCCTCTTTTTACTTTTCACTCCTCACTCTTCACTTTTCACTCTTAAAAATAACCCGCTTTTAAATTCAAGCCCATTTTCTCTTCCAGCCCGAACATCAAATTCATGTTCTGTACGGCCTGCCCCGAGGCGCCTTTCAGTAAATTGTCGATCACGCTAGTGATCAATAATTTGTTACCGAACTTCTGTAACCTCAACAAACATTTATTGGTATTTACCACCTGTTTCAAATGCAATTCTTCGTCGGTTAAAAAAGTAAATGCCGCATCCTTATAGAATTCGCTATAAAGCTTTTTTGCATCCTCAAGTTCTCCCGAAAATTTGGTATAAGCGGTAGCATGGATCCCTCTGGAGAAATTTCCCCTATTTGGAATAAAATTGATTTCTGATGTATGATCTGATTGCAGTTGCTTAAAACTCTGACCAATTTCCTGTAAATGCTGATGCTCAAAAGATTTATAGGCTGAAAAATTGTTATCCCTCCAGGTAAAATGTGTGGTTGCTGAAAGTGAAGTTCCTGCCCCGGTTGCCCCGGTAACCGCATTTACATGAACATCATCATTCAACAATCCATTTTTAGCCAAAGGAAGAACCGCGAAAGTGATCGCGGTGGCAAAACAACCAGGATTTGCGATAAAATTTGCATTTTTGATCTCTTCCTGGTTCAGTTCTGGCATTCCGTAAACAAAGGAATGATCATTAGCTTTCATCCTGAAATCGGTGCTGAGATCTACAATTTTCGTCTTTTCTGAAAACTTATTTTCCGAAAGGAACCTTTTCGAATTCCCATGTCCCAGACAAAGAAAAACAACATCCGCTTCTTTGTTGATCTTACTGGTAAACTCAATTTCAGTATCTCCAATAAGATCCTGGTGAATACTATACAGCGATTTCCCAAGTTGAGAAGTACTGTAAACAAAATTCAGGTTTACTTCCGGGTGATGTAACAAGATCCTGATCAATTCTCCGGCGGTATACCCTGCGCCTCCTATAATTCCTGCTTCTATCATGAATCCTGATTTACATGTTGATAGATCTTTCCTGAGTTGGAAAGTATTTTGATAAATCCTTTCGCATCATCTGCGGTCCAGGCTTTGTTCTCCTCTCCATAATTTCCGAAGTTGCTGTTCATCAAATCATTTGGAGAACTAATTCCATCCAATGAGAAATGATAAGGTTTAAGTGTTACAAATACATCCCCGGTCACTTTGTCTTGTGAACTCTGTAACTGAGCTTCAAAATCACGCATTACAGGGTCCAGATAAAGGCCTTCGTGCAAATGCATCCCGTACCAGGTAGAAGTATAATCCTTATGCTGCAGCTGCCATTTACTTAGCGTATGCTTTTCAAGAAGATGGTGTGCTTTAATGGTGATCAAGGCGGCCGCAGCTTCAAATCCAACCCTACCTTTAATTCCTATAATGGTATCCCCTACGTGAATATCCCTTCCAATGGCATATTTTGAAGCAATATTTTCAAAAATTTCTATATTTTTTTCTGGAGCATTTTCTTTTCCCTCAATCGCGGTAAGTTCTCCTTTAGTAAAACTTAATTTGAGCTGCTTAGGTTCTTTATCTTTTAGCTGAGAAGGATAAGCTTCTTCCGGCAATGCTTTTTCTGAAGTCAGTGTTTCGGCTCCCCCAACGCTGGTGCCCCAAAGTCCTTTATTTACTGAATATTTCGCCTTGTCCCAATTCATCTGCACACCTTTACTTTTAAGATATTCAATTTCTTCCTGTCTGGTGAGTTGCTTATCCCTAATTGGAGTTATTATTTCAATTTCAGGTGCGATGATCTGGAAAATCATGTCAAATCTCACCTGGTCATTTCCTGCACCGGTACTCCCGTGAGCTATATAACCTGCTCCAATCTTTTTAGCATAATTCACGATCTCTATCGCCTGGATAATCCTTTCTGCACTAACCGATAATGGATAGGTATCATTTTTCAGCACATTTCCGAAGATCAGGTATTTCACTACCTTCTGATAAAAAGAAGTGACCGCATCGATATTCTTATAACTGGTTGCTCCGATCTTTTTTGCATTTTCACCGATATTTTTAATTTCTTCTTCTGAAAATCCTCCGGTGTTTACACTGACCGCATGAACTTCAAATTTCTCTTCTTCAGATAAATATTTTGCGCAATAGGAGGTGTCCAATCCTCCGCTATATGCTATAACTACTTTTTTCATTTTTATATTTTTTTGCCACGAATGCACTAATAACTTTTATTTTTACTCAGTGGTCACTTTTCCTTTTTATAAAAAAGCGTTTGCTTAATGTGTTTTAACCTTTTAAAAGCCTTGTCATTAAAACTACTTTTTGGCTTTCTCTCCTTTTTAGTTTCTTTCTTCTTATCGGGATCGTACAACATACCTGTACAAAGGCACATTTTACGTTCAGTCCTGGTAAGAATATCATAATTCTTACAGCCCTGACAACCCTTCCAGAATGTTTCGTCATCGGTCAGTTCTGAAAAAGTCACCGGTTGATAACCCAATTCATAATTGATCTTCATCACGGCTAAACCGGTAGTGATACCAAAGATTTTCGAGCCCGGATATTTAGTTCTGGAATGTTCAAAAATCACTTCTTTAATTTCTTTAGCAAGCCCATGATTTCTATAATCAGGATGCACTATAAGTCCGGAATTTGCCACATATTTTTCATGACTCCAGGTTTCTATATAACAGAAACCGGCGAATTTCTCGCCTTCCAGAGCGATCACAGCATTTCCTTTCTCCATCTTATCAATGATATATTCAGGAGTTCTTCGGGCAATACCTGTCCCACGGACTTTAGCCGATTCTTCTATAGTGTTACAAATAATCTCTGCATAAAAAGCATGAGATTTGTTAGCAATGAGAATTTTCATCTGCTAAAAATTTATGTTGAATTAAATTATTTTGATTTGGGTTTTCGAGAGCAGAACCGGACTCACCTAAGTTCTATAGATATATAGACACACTTACGTGCGACGGGGGAAACGGCGGCGCATAGGAGCGATATCAGAAGAGGTTCTGATAATAATTTTATATGCTATGCTATTTAAGTAATTCAAAATGGGAAAATCAAATAATATTAAAAGGAAAAGGGTTTCTGGGTCACTGCCTAGAAGCGGCGGGGCCTAAAATTGAAACGGGGTAATATTATTTGTTTTATCGAAAACATATTCCAAATGTACATAATTTTTTAATTTACAAGCGTTTACTAGATTAAAAATTGAAATAAGTTTGGATTATCATTTAAATATTCTCCGTAAAAGTTTTTCTTTTTCATTCGCTCTACCAGCGGATTAAAATCATTTGGATCTTTTAATTCGATCCCAACTACTGCCGGACCATTTTCTCTATGGTGCTTCTTGGAATATTCAAAATGGGTGATATCATCATTCGGACCCAAAACTTTAGCCACAAATTCTTTTAAAGCGCCTGCTCTTTGTGGAAAAGTGATTATAAAATAATGTTTCAATCCTGCATAAAGCAGCGCTCTTTCTTTTATTTCAGCAGTCCTTGTTATATCGTTATTACTTCCGCTTACGATGCACACTACATTTTTTCCTTTGATCTCTTCAGCATAGAAGTCTAAGGCGCAAATAGACATTGCTCCAGCCGGTTCCACTACGATCGCATCCTGGTTATAAAGATCCAGAATGGTCTGGCAGATCTTGCCTTCAGGCACCGTGATCATTTCATCCAGATTTTCTCTACAAATAGCAAAATTACGAGCCCCGACTTTTTGAACTGAAGCGCCATCAACAAACCTTTCAATGCTATCTAACTCCACCACTCTACCCTCTTTTAAAGAAGTTTTCATGGAAGGAGCGCCCTCAGGTTCTATCCCGATGATTTTCGTATTTGGTGAGAGTTTTTTAAACATTGAAGAAATACCAGCTAGCAATCCGCCACCACCCAGGGGTGCAAAAATATAATCTACAGGTGTGGCAGCCTGCTCCAGAATTTCCAGAGCGATAGTCGCCTGTCCTTCTATCACTTTCTCGTCATCAAAAGGATGGATAAAGACCATCCCCTGTTCATGCATTTGCTTCATGGCACTCTTAAAAGAATCATCGTAAGTATCTCCTTTAAGAACTACCTCAACCCACTCTCCACCAAACATCTCCGTTTGTTCTACCTTTTGCTTTGGCGTGGTACCAGGCATATAAATCACCCCTTTTACCTTTAGTTTATTGCAGGCAAAAGCCACTCCCTGGGCGTGGTTACCGGCACTGGCGCAAATAACCCCTTTTTTGAGTTGTTCTGGTGGCAAACTGGAAATCTTATTATATGCCCCTCGAATTTTATACGACCTTACCTGCTGGAGGTCCTCTCTTTTAAGCATAACGTTTGCCTGAAAGCGATTACTATAGGTAAAAGATTCGGCCAAAGGAGTTTTTAAAACAACTTTCGAAATTCTTTCAGCAGCTTGTTTAACTGCTTCTACAGTGGGTTTATATATTTTATCCTTTTCCAGCAGCGTATCCATTATGCGTATATTTTCTTCATTGCGGTCATTGCAGTTCTTAATCTCGCTCCAACTTTTTCAACCGGATGACTTCTAAGATCATCATTCACGTGTATCAATTTCTGGTTATCCACACCATTACAATCTGTTCCAAATTTCTTCCCGGCAACTTCCGGTTCAAGTGAGTTTACATAATCTTTCACCAATGGTTTTGCAGCATGATCAAATAAATAACAACCGTATTCAGCAGTATCTGAAATCACACGATTCATCTCGTATAATTTCTTTCTGGCAATGGTATTGGCTATAAGCGGAGTTTCATGAAGTGATTCATAATAAGCCGATTCTTCAATTATCCCGGCTTCCACCATCGTTTCAAAGGCCAGCTCTACACCTGCCCTTACAAAGGCCACCATCAGCACACCTTTATCAAAATATTCCTGCTCTTTGATCTCTTCTGAAGTGGCTTCAGTTTTTTCAAAAGCGGTATTCTCTGTTTCGGCACGCCAGGTGAGTAATTCTTTATCATCATTTGCCCAGTCACGCATCATTCGACTGCTGAATTCTCCTGAAATTATATCATCCATATGTTTCTGAAAAAGCGGACGCATTTTCTCTTTAAGTTCTTCAGCAATTTCATTCGCTCTAAGCTTTGCAGGATTTGAAAGCCTGTCCATCATATTGGTTATTCCACCATGTTTCAGGGCTTCAGTAATTGTTTCCCATCCATACTGGATAAGTTTTGCAGCATAATTTGGCTCCACACCATCTGCAACCATTTTATCGAAAGTTAAGATCGATCCTGTTTGAAGAACTCCACAAAGCATTGTTTGTTCCCCCATTAGGTCAGATTTTACTTCAGCAACAAAAGAAGATTCCAGTACTCCGGCCCTGTGACCACCTGTAGCATACGCATAAGCTTTTGCCCAATCCAGGCCAATTCCATGAGGATCATTTTCCGGATGAACCGCGATAAGAGTCGGCACTCCAAAACCTCTTTTATATTCTTCCCTCACCTCAGTTCCGGGACATTTTGGCGCGACCATAATTACCGTTATATCTTCACGTATCTTCGTTCCTTCTTCCACAATGTTGAAACCATGAGAGTAAGAAAGTACCGCATCTTTTTTGATATGAGGTTGAATCGCCTTGATCACCGAAGTATGTTGTTTATCTGGCGTAAGATTGATAACAAGATCAGCCTTTGGAATAAGCTCCTCATAAGTTCCTACGTTAAAATTATTTTCCGTAGCATTTTTCCAGGACTGTCGCTTTTCTTTAATCGCTCCTTCCCTTAACGCATATGAGATATCGAGTCCGCTATCGCGCATATTGAGCCCCTGATTAAGACCCTGGGCTCCACAGCCTACGATCACAATTTTTTTATCTTTTAGGACAGCCACCTCGTTGCTGAATTCATCCAGCTCCATAAACCTGCAGGTTCCAAGCTGAGCTAATTGATCACGTAAAGAAAGGCTGTTAAAATAGTTGGTCATGATAATGAATTTGTGGTATTAAATTTTTCTAGTATTCCTGATATTGGCATTTCGTTTTTGGTTACCGCTATGGTTCCCGATCTTACAAATTGCATTAATCCGTAAGGTTTGAGTTTTTCGTAAAGCGCATCTACCTCGCTCCGTTTTCCTGTTTTTTCTATTACAAAGAATTTCTTGGTCACAGTTACGATTCGTGCATTCGTTTCTTTTATAAAATCCTGAATATTATGATCGTCCAGAAAATCTTCAGATTTGATTTTATAAAGTGCGGTCTCCTGATATATAGTTTCCACATCTGTATGATAAAAAGCTTTGATCACTTCTATCTGTTTTTCTATCTGGCCTACGATCTTTTTGATCTGCTCTTCAGTTACATTAACAACAATAATAAACCGCATTACTTCATTCACCTCACTTGGTGAAGCAGTAATACTTTCAATATTGATATGTCTTTTCAAAAATATAGCTGCAATCCTGGAAAGTAATCCAAGATTATTCTCGGTATAAATTGAAACTGTATAATTTTTCTTTTCCATTACTCTAATAATATATCTGAAACTGCAGCTCCCGTTGGGATCATTGGGAATACATTTTCTTCCTGTTCAACTTTCACTTCCAGGAAATAAGCTTCGTCGCTTTCCATCATTTCCTCAACTGCATCCTTTAACTGACTTCTTTCGGTAACCTGTTTAGCCTGAATATGATAACCTTTGGCAATGGTTATAAAGTCCGGGTTTACCATGGTGGTTGAAGCATAGCGTTTATCAAAAAACATCTGCTGCCACTGTCTTACCATTCCCAGGAAACCATTATTTAAAAGGACGATTTTCACCGGAACTTTAGTCTGAAAAATAGTTCCTAATTCCTGAATGGTCATTTGATAACCACCGTCCCCTATCACTGCCACAACCTCGCTTTCCGGTTTGGCCATTTTGGCCCCGATAGCTGCTGGCAAGGCGAAGCCCATGGTTCCCAATCCCCCGGAAGTGACATTGCTTCGCGTGCTATTGAATTTAGAATAACGACAGGCTGACATTTGATGCTGACCAACATCTGAAACGATTATGGCATCTCCATTAGATTGATTATTGATCTGCTGAATTACCTCAGCCATGCCCAGGTCTTTCTTGTTGACATCAAGATTTCCTTTAATGACCTTTTCAAATTCAGTTTTATACAGGTCTTTGAACTTTTGATGCCACTCCTTATGAGAATTCTGCTCTAAAAGTTCAAGCAATGCTTTCAGGCTTTCTTTTACATCTCCTAAAACAGGATAATCTGCCTTTACGTTTTTATTTATTTCGGCTGGATCAATTTCAAAATGGATCACTTTTGCCTGTTTTGCGTATTTCTCTAAATTTCCAGTAACCCTATCATCAAAACGCATCCCGATGGCGATCAAAACATCACATTCGTTCGTCAGCATATTAGGGCCGTAGTTCCCATGCATTCCTACCATTCCAACATTCAACGGATGGTCTGTGGGCAATGCGGAAAGTCCTAATATCGTCCAGGCTGCCGGAATTCCAGCTTTTTCAACAACCGCTTTTAAAAGCTCTTCAGCCCCGCCAAGGATCACTCCCTGACCCCAAACGATCATAGGTTTTTTGGCATTATTGATCACCTCTGCAGCTCGTTCTACTTCCAAAAGATTCAAATCAGGATAGGGTTTATAGCTCCTAATTCCCGAACATTTCTTATAACTGAATTCAAGAGAGGCAAACTGCGCATCTTTAGTAATATCTACCAGAACAGGACCCGGTCTCCCGGATTTTGCAATATAAAATGCCTTGGCGATCACTTCAGGAATTTCCTCTGCTTTTGTAACCTGATAGTTCCATTTTGTAATAGGTGTGGAAATACCAACAATATCGGTTTCCTGGAAGGCATCGCTCCCTAACAAATGAGATCCCACCTGCCCGGTGATACATACCATTGGCGTAGAATCTATTTGCGCATCGGCAATTCCCGTAACCAGATTGGTGGCTCCCGGTCCGGAGGTTGCAATCGCAACACCCACTTTCCCTGAAACCCTGGCGTAACCCTGTGCTGCATGTGTAGCTCCCTGTTCATGCCTGGTAAGGACGTGGTGAATTTCTTTCTGATATTTGTACAGTTCATCATAGACAGGCATAATCGCCCCTCCGGGATAACCGTAAATAGTCTCTACACCTTCCTCAAGCAAACATTTGATCACTGCTTCGGCTCCAGAAACCGTGGTGGTTTCCTTTGTGCTTATTTTCTCGAAACTTGCTGTTTTAACCTGCATAATTCACCGTATTAAAATTCATCTGTTACGCAGCCTTCTGAAGCTGATGCTACCGTTTTTGCGTATTTATAGAGTACTCCTCCGTTCACCTTTAAAGCGGGAGCTTTCCAGGCTTCTTTTCTTCTATTTATTTCTTCTGCTGAAAGATGTGCCTCAATAGTATTTTTCTCGGCATTAATACTTATCTCGTCACCATCCTTCAACAGACCAATGAGTCCGCCTTGCTGAGCCTCAGGAGTAATGTGTCCCACCACAAAGCCATGAGTTCCTCCCGAGAACCTTCCGTCGGTGATAAGGGCTACACTTTTCCCTAGTCCGGCGCCCATAATGGCCGAAGTTGGTTTCAGCATTTCTGGCATTCCAGGTCCTCCTTTAGGACCCTCATAGCGAATGACGACCACATCCCCTTTTTGAACCTTGCCCGAAGAAATCCCTTCGTTAGCTTCAAATTCACCATTAAACACTCTTGCTTTTCCTTGAAATTCCAATCCTTCTTTTCCCGTTATTTTGGCAACGGAGCCTTCAGAAGCCAGATTTCCGTATAAAATTCTGATGTGTCCGGTAGCTTTGATAGGTTTTTCGACAGGGTGAATTACATCCTGATCGTCAGGTAATGGCTTTACATTTTCAAGATTTTCGGCAATCGTTTTTCCGGTAACTGTCATACATTCGCCATGAAGCAGTCCTTTTTCAAGCATATATTTCATCACAGCCGGGATTCCTCCAATCCTGTGAATATCTTCCATCAGGTATTTCCCGCTAGGCTTCAAATCTGCCAGGAAAGGCGTTTCCTCACATATTCTTGTAAAATCTTTTAATCCAAAATTGATCTCTGCAGCTTTTGCTATCGCAAGAAAATGAAGTACGGCATTGGTAGAACCACCAAGCACCGTTAATAGTCGAATTGCATTCTCCAGTGATTTTGCGGTCACTATATCTTTTGGTTTTAGATCATTCTCCAGCAAATATTTCATCGCCTCCCCTGCTTTTACACTTTCCTGAGTTTTCTCAGGTCCGGTTGCAGGATTGGAACTGTTGAACGGCAGACTCATCCCTAAAGCTTCGATAGAGGAGGCCATTGTATTTGCAGTATACATCCCTCCACAGGCTCCTGCCCCCGGACAGGCTTTTTCAATTACCTGCTGATATTCTTCTTCCTGCATATCCCCTGAAACTTTTGAGCCCCAGGCTTCAAATGCAGACACCACATCCAGTTTTTTACCATTATGGCAACCGGAAGCGATCGTTCCGCCATACACCAGCACAGAAGGCCTGTTCAGTCTCAACATAGCCATTAAGGCACCGGGCATATTCTTATCGCAACCCACTACAGTAACCAGGCCATCGTAAGACATTCCTCCTACAACAGTTTCCATAGAATCTGCGATTAGATCTCTGGAAGGCAGTGAGAATCGCATTCCCGGCGTTCCCATGGAAATCCCATCACTAACGCCTATTGTATTGAAAATAAGTCCGTTTAAATCGGCATTCTGAGTTCCTTTTTTCACCTCTTTAGCAAGGTCATTAAGGTGCATATTACAGGGATTCCCTTCGTAACCGGTACTCCCAATTCCCACAAAAGGTTTTTTGAGATCTTCTTTATTTAATCCTATAGCGTGAAGCATCGCCTGTGAGGCAGGTTGAGAATCACTTTGTGTTATTGTACTACTATATTTGTTGTTCATTGCTGTTTTATCCATAACTAATTATTAAAATTAATGTCTTGGGGCAGCAGTACGTAATAGGAATAGATAGTTAGATTACTTTCAACTTTATTATTTACAGTTTAAGTGGTTGATATTCAGTATTTTATATAATTTTTAATTACGATAGCTGAAATTTTTTGAGAGAATAGTCAGCCAGATATCAATTATTTAATAATGGTATTTCAGAGAGGGTCGTTTTTCTTTTAAATGTAGAATTCTACGGATTCAATAGGATTTTCATATTTCAAAAAGCCATTTAGTGAATTTTCGATAATTATGTTTTTCTGTGAATCTAAACGGGACTTTTTTTTATGATCTAATAACCGGATGGGAGAGGTAGGAATTACGTAGGATGAATTCTGAAATATTAGAAAGCTTGTCCGGTTCAACACCTGCGATAAATTTTGTCATCCTGAGCGCAGTCGAAGGATAGACAAAAGGCATTTCGACTGCGCTCAATGTGACATAAAATGTATAAGATTTCGTATTTTGGTATCTTTACGGTAGGATTATATTAAAGCTTATGATCAAAGGAGAAAAAGATTCCTCCTTTCGTCAGAATGAAAAGCACAGGTCATTTTGATACGAAGCGCAGCGGAGTGAGAAATCTCTGAAATATTACAGATTAAGATTAGATTTTTCACGCAAGTTGGTTGGATGACAAAGCGCACTTCGACAAGCAAAGCGGGAAAAGATTTAATAGCATAAAATATTATTACATATTTCAGTCAATAACAATGGCTCAAATAACAAATTTTAGAGAGTTGTCATTTCGATACGAAGCGCAGTGAAGTGAGAAATCTCTGAAACATGATTCTAACTTAGAATAGATCTCTCCCGTTGGTCGAGATGACAGCTTGTTATATTATAGATTGGAT contains these protein-coding regions:
- the ilvB gene encoding biosynthetic-type acetolactate synthase large subunit, with the translated sequence MQVKTASFEKISTKETTTVSGAEAVIKCLLEEGVETIYGYPGGAIMPVYDELYKYQKEIHHVLTRHEQGATHAAQGYARVSGKVGVAIATSGPGATNLVTGIADAQIDSTPMVCITGQVGSHLLGSDAFQETDIVGISTPITKWNYQVTKAEEIPEVIAKAFYIAKSGRPGPVLVDITKDAQFASLEFSYKKCSGIRSYKPYPDLNLLEVERAAEVINNAKKPMIVWGQGVILGGAEELLKAVVEKAGIPAAWTILGLSALPTDHPLNVGMVGMHGNYGPNMLTNECDVLIAIGMRFDDRVTGNLEKYAKQAKVIHFEIDPAEINKNVKADYPVLGDVKESLKALLELLEQNSHKEWHQKFKDLYKTEFEKVIKGNLDVNKKDLGMAEVIQQINNQSNGDAIIVSDVGQHQMSACRYSKFNSTRSNVTSGGLGTMGFALPAAIGAKMAKPESEVVAVIGDGGYQMTIQELGTIFQTKVPVKIVLLNNGFLGMVRQWQQMFFDKRYASTTMVNPDFITIAKGYHIQAKQVTERSQLKDAVEEMMESDEAYFLEVKVEQEENVFPMIPTGAAVSDILLE
- the ilvD gene encoding dihydroxy-acid dehydratase, which translates into the protein MDKTAMNNKYSSTITQSDSQPASQAMLHAIGLNKEDLKKPFVGIGSTGYEGNPCNMHLNDLAKEVKKGTQNADLNGLIFNTIGVSDGISMGTPGMRFSLPSRDLIADSMETVVGGMSYDGLVTVVGCDKNMPGALMAMLRLNRPSVLVYGGTIASGCHNGKKLDVVSAFEAWGSKVSGDMQEEEYQQVIEKACPGAGACGGMYTANTMASSIEALGMSLPFNSSNPATGPEKTQESVKAGEAMKYLLENDLKPKDIVTAKSLENAIRLLTVLGGSTNAVLHFLAIAKAAEINFGLKDFTRICEETPFLADLKPSGKYLMEDIHRIGGIPAVMKYMLEKGLLHGECMTVTGKTIAENLENVKPLPDDQDVIHPVEKPIKATGHIRILYGNLASEGSVAKITGKEGLEFQGKARVFNGEFEANEGISSGKVQKGDVVVIRYEGPKGGPGMPEMLKPTSAIMGAGLGKSVALITDGRFSGGTHGFVVGHITPEAQQGGLIGLLKDGDEISINAEKNTIEAHLSAEEINRRKEAWKAPALKVNGGVLYKYAKTVASASEGCVTDEF